A window from Rhinolophus sinicus isolate RSC01 linkage group LG01, ASM3656204v1, whole genome shotgun sequence encodes these proteins:
- the LOC109446491 gene encoding keratin-associated protein 13-3, translating into MSYNCCSGNVSSRSLGSYVHYPDSCCGSSYPSNLVYSTDRCSPSTCQLGSSLYSGCQETCCEPTSCQTSCVVSRPCQTSCYRPRTSTLCIPCPPTYTGSLGCGSSSSCSLGYGSRSRYSSGSSGFRPLRYGVCGFSSLGCRPRSCHSAYLASRSSQTSCYRQTCRYGFYHQSTC; encoded by the coding sequence ATGTCCTACAACTGCTGCTCTGGGAACGTCTCCTCCCGCTCCCTTGGAAGCTACGTGCACTACCCAGACTCCTGCTGTGGCTCTTCCTACCCCAGCAACCTGGTCTACAGCACTGACCGCTGCTCCCCCAGCACCTGCCAGCTGGGCTCTTCGCTCTACAGTGGCTGTCAGGAAACCTGCTGTGAGCCCACCAGCTGCCAGACGTCCTGTGTGGTGTCCAGACCCTGCCAGACGTCCTGCTACCGCCCAAGGACCTCCACGCTCTGCATTCCCTGCCCGCCAACTTACACAGGGTCTCTGGGCTGTGGGTCCAGCAGCAGCTGCTCCCTGGGCTATGGATCCAGGAGCCGCTACTCCAGTGGTTCCAGTGGGTTCAGACCCCTGCGTTATGGAGTCTGTGGCTTCTCTTCTCTGGGCTGTAGACCCAGATCCTGTCACTCAGCCTACTTGGCTTCTAGGAGCTCCCAAACTTCTTGTTATCGACAAACGTGTAGATATGGCTTCTACCACCAATCAACTTGCTAA
- the KRTAP27-1 gene encoding keratin-associated protein 27-1: MSQSHCSYNVPPLSAIVHGSNPISFEDGFFLPSSCHNRTWLLDNFQETCGETTSSKVSNCEQELCTEDSGVQSACLHRVVQTTCSNSRPQEKTTCESGSSSTVLKCVSQPCQSESSQRKGFAIQSCQPVSYAAKCCPPKTYVSQSGQALECESNQCQTQSPELSSCRPLVPITTGPQLLESSNSYEPTCCVTGGLQLPSK, translated from the coding sequence ATGTCCCAGAGTCACTGCTCCTACAATGTCCCACCACTCTCTGCCATTGTGCATGGGTCTAATCCTATAAGCTTTGAAGATGGATTTTTTTTACCCAGCAGCTGCCATAACAGGACCTGGCTCTTGGACAACTTTCAAGAAACCTGCGGTGAAACCACCAGCAGCAAAGTATCCAACTGTGAACAGGAACTGTGCACAGAGGACAGTGGTGTACAAAGTGCTTGCCTCCACAGAGTTGTCCAAACTACTTGTTCTAATTCCAGGCCCCAGGAAAAGACAACATGCGAATCAGGAAGTTCTTCGACAGTGTTGAAGTGTGTTTCTCAGCCTTGTCAATCAGAAAGCAGCCAGCGAAAAGGTTTTGCAATCCAGAGCTGTCAACCTGTGAGCTACGCAGCAAAGTGTTGTCCACCCAAGACTTATGTGTCTCAGAGTGGCCAAGCTCTAGAATGTGAATCTAATCAATGCCAGACTCAGAGCCCTGAACTCAGTTCCTGCAGACCTCTGGTCCCTATCACAACAGGGCCACAACTCCTGGAATCTTCTAATAGTTATGAACCAACTTGCTGTGTTACTGGTGGTTTGCAATTGCCTAGTAAGTGA
- the LOC109446489 gene encoding keratin-associated protein 26-1, which produces MTCPNSCSGNYNLGSLRNPCHIPLSSSNALCSTNVSRGDVLCFPSRYQDGTWLMDNCQETCSEATSCQAQNCEPSNCETSCCSSTAYYGPRPCQGTSFLPAASYTSSSCLPISCRPLSSVSNSCGSLSLLTYGCRPLGWMACGAQPLGVVSSSLRPLHPLFSGCQPLIHVFRPCHPSCFALGGQ; this is translated from the coding sequence ATGACTTGCCCCAACTCCTGCTCTGGAAACTACAACTTGGGATCTCTCAGAAATCCCTGTCatattcctctctcctcttccaatGCCCTCTGCTCTACAAATGTGAGCCGTGGAGATGTCCTCTGCTTTCCCAGCAGGTATCAAGATGGTACCTGGCTCATGGACAATTGCCAAGAGACCTGCAGTGAAGCAACCAGCTGCCAGGCACAAAACTGTGAGCCCAGCAACTGTGAAACTTCCTGCTGCTCTTCCACTGCTTACTATGGGCCCAGACCCTGCCAAGGAACCAGTTTTCTTCCTGCTGCTTCTTACACCTCCAGCTCCTGCCTCCCAATATCCTGTCGACCTCTGAGCTCTGTGTCCAACAGCTGTGGATCCCTGAGCCTCCTTACTTATGGATGCCGCCCCTTGGGGTGGATGGCCTGTGGTGCTCAGCCACTTGGTGTTGTGTCCAGCAGCCTCAGACCTCTGCATCCTCTCTTCAGTGGATGCCAACCTCTGATCCATGTGTTCAGACCCTGTCATCCATCTTGCTTTGCACTAGGAGGCCAGTAG